One [Clostridium] saccharolyticum WM1 DNA segment encodes these proteins:
- the secY gene encoding preprotein translocase subunit SecY: MLKTLRNAFKIKDLRKKLIFTFLMLVVTRIGSQLPIPGVETSFFKDFFAQQNNDAFGFFNAMTGSSFTNMSVFALSITPYITSSIIMQLLTIAIPKLEEMQRDGEDGRKKIAEYTRYVTVGLALIESVAMAVGFGGQGLLKEFNAMSVIIAVATMTAGSALLMWIGERITEKGVGNGISMVLSFNIISSFPSDASTLYTRFMSGKSVAVAAVAAIIILAVIIAIVVFVIILQDGERRIPVQYSKKMQGRKMVGGQASNIPLKVNTAGVIPVIFASSIMSFPVVISQFFGAKINYNSIGGHILMALNSSSWFKPERPVYSIGLLVYVALIIVFAYFYTSITFNPLEVANNMKKSGGFIPGIRPGKPTSDYLNSILNYIVFIGACGLTIICIIPIMVSGLFSVSHLSFGGTSLIIIVSVVLETLKAIESQMLVRYYKGFLND; this comes from the coding sequence ATGTTAAAAACACTCCGTAATGCATTCAAGATCAAGGACTTAAGAAAGAAACTTATCTTTACGTTCCTGATGCTGGTGGTTACCAGAATCGGCTCACAGCTGCCGATTCCAGGAGTTGAAACAAGCTTTTTTAAAGATTTTTTTGCTCAGCAGAACAACGATGCGTTTGGATTTTTCAACGCCATGACAGGCAGCTCCTTTACCAACATGTCCGTGTTCGCCCTGAGCATTACCCCTTACATCACATCTTCCATCATCATGCAGCTTTTAACCATTGCGATTCCAAAGCTTGAGGAAATGCAGCGGGATGGAGAAGATGGAAGAAAAAAGATTGCAGAATACACCCGTTACGTAACAGTTGGTCTGGCTTTAATCGAATCCGTCGCCATGGCGGTCGGATTCGGCGGCCAAGGTCTGTTAAAAGAATTTAATGCTATGAGCGTTATTATTGCAGTTGCAACGATGACGGCAGGTAGTGCTCTTCTGATGTGGATCGGTGAGCGGATTACGGAAAAGGGCGTGGGCAATGGTATTTCCATGGTCCTGTCATTTAACATCATTTCCAGCTTCCCGTCTGATGCGTCAACCCTATATACCAGATTTATGTCTGGAAAATCGGTTGCCGTAGCAGCCGTAGCAGCCATTATCATTCTTGCTGTTATCATAGCAATTGTAGTATTTGTCATCATTCTTCAGGATGGCGAAAGAAGAATTCCCGTACAGTATTCCAAAAAGATGCAGGGACGGAAGATGGTCGGCGGCCAAGCCTCCAATATCCCGTTAAAGGTGAATACAGCCGGCGTTATCCCGGTAATCTTCGCTTCCTCCATTATGTCGTTCCCAGTGGTGATCTCCCAGTTCTTTGGGGCTAAAATCAACTACAACAGCATTGGAGGCCACATTTTAATGGCGTTGAATTCTTCCAGCTGGTTCAAGCCGGAAAGGCCGGTGTACTCCATTGGTCTGCTGGTCTACGTGGCTCTTATCATCGTGTTCGCTTATTTCTATACATCAATTACCTTTAACCCGCTTGAAGTTGCGAATAACATGAAGAAGTCGGGCGGTTTTATCCCTGGTATCCGTCCAGGTAAACCCACCAGCGATTATCTTAATTCAATTTTAAATTATATCGTGTTTATAGGCGCATGCGGCTTGACGATTATTTGTATCATTCCGATCATGGTCTCTGGTCTATTCAGTGTAAGCCATTTATCCTTTGGAGGAACATCCTTGATCATCATCGTCAGCGTAGTCTTAGAGACATTAAAAGCGATTGAATCTCAGATGCTTGTGCGTTATTATAAAGGCTTTTTAAACGATTAG
- the rplO gene encoding 50S ribosomal protein L15: MDLSNLQPALGSKHSDNFRRGRGHGSGNGKTAGKGHKGQKARSGATRPGFEGGQMPLYRRIPKRGFTNRNTKTIIGINVNALECFDNGTVVTVETLLESGIVKNPRDGVKILGNGELTKKLTVKVDAFSEGAKTKIEALGGTCEVI; encoded by the coding sequence ATGGATTTATCAAATTTACAGCCTGCGTTAGGTTCCAAACACAGCGACAACTTCAGAAGAGGCCGCGGTCATGGTTCAGGTAACGGTAAGACAGCAGGTAAGGGTCATAAGGGACAGAAGGCACGTTCCGGTGCAACCAGACCAGGTTTTGAAGGTGGTCAGATGCCTTTATACAGACGTATTCCTAAGAGGGGCTTTACCAATAGAAATACTAAAACAATTATCGGTATCAATGTAAATGCTTTGGAGTGCTTTGATAACGGTACAGTTGTTACTGTTGAGACTTTATTAGAGAGCGGCATTGTTAAAAATCCGCGTGACGGTGTTAAGATCCTTGGAAATGGAGAATTAACCAAAAAGCTTACAGTAAAGGTAGATGCTTTCAGCGAAGGCGCAAAAACCAAAATCGAGGCTTTAGGTGGAACCTGCGAGGTGATCTAA